DNA from Dokdonella koreensis DS-123:
CTGCCGAGCACGCTGCCCAGGTCGAGTCCCTGGTGATCGCGATTGACCGCGCCGAACAGCGCACTGGCGCCGTCGTCGGTGGCCGCGTTGCGGGCCAGGCCGCCCAGCAGCAGCGGCAGCGCCTGCTCGACCGCCGTGCCGGCGCGGTCTTCCGATACGCCGAGCTGCTGCGCGATCGCGCCCAGGTCGGACGGCCCCAACTGACTCATGACCTGGCCGATCAGGTCGACATCGCGCGTGTTCATTGCTTGGGCTCCAAGGACGGGCGCCGGAAGGGCGCGAACGGGACGAGGGCGCATTGTGCGCCGTCCCTGCGACACTGCCACCCTGTAACGGTTAAAGATCGTGAACGGCCCATCGGGCCTTCCGGGCCGGTGCTATACAGGAGCCCATGGCGCGAAACCGGTACCCCGCCACCGCACGATCCCTATGACCGACCAACCGCCCGCGTTCGACCTGCTGCACCAGCGTTACACGGACTCGTTCCCGCGCAAGCGCAGCGAGATCGAGCGCGCCTGGCAACAGGTGCTGCACACCGGCGGCGAGGAAGGCGCACGCGCCGACCTGCAGCGCCTGGTGCATCGCCTGGCCGGGTCGGCACCGGCCTACGGCTTCGAGGCGATCGGCACGCTGGCGCGCGGCGTCGAGGAACACCTGCTGCAGGCGCCGCGGCCCGCCCGCCCGCCTGACCTAACGGCGGCACCGGCCGGGGACCTGCACGCATCGATCCAGGCGCTGATCGACGCGCTGGCCGCCCAGGAGCATCCGGCACCGGCGAACGCCGCGGAGACCTCGGCCCCGCCGGCACCGGTGCGGGTCATCCTGGTCCTGGACAGCGTCGAGCA
Protein-coding regions in this window:
- a CDS encoding Hpt domain-containing protein, which translates into the protein MTDQPPAFDLLHQRYTDSFPRKRSEIERAWQQVLHTGGEEGARADLQRLVHRLAGSAPAYGFEAIGTLARGVEEHLLQAPRPARPPDLTAAPAGDLHASIQALIDALAAQEHPAPANAAETSAPPAPVRVILVLDSVEQARELREHLERQGLVVQHVADSAALWQMLVTWPCQAIVLDYWLHGETAAEIAGMLGRESSFARIARICLANDPAAPLEQAALAAGCDAFVLKSGPVEALVATIHRYVAQRQAS